The following proteins come from a genomic window of Edaphobacter sp. 4G125:
- a CDS encoding carbonic anhydrase, which produces MQQLIDGYTRFRSKVYPQHSKLFEKLSKGQQPQALFICCSDSRVMPEMMMQCDPGVLFSCRNAGNLIPPPSEVGSGVPATIEFAVRVLKVPDIVVCGHSDCGAMKGILKSESLESLPVVRGWLEHAGPSARWLTRMLKDTTSMSFEETLDVVTEANVIVQMQNLRMHPSVDEAIRKKAVQLHGWVYDIGRGDILQLDAEQGCFLPLVTGERSSVMAPPGKQRKIA; this is translated from the coding sequence ATGCAGCAGTTGATCGATGGTTATACCCGTTTCCGATCGAAGGTCTATCCTCAACATTCAAAACTTTTTGAAAAACTCTCCAAAGGCCAACAACCCCAGGCGCTGTTTATTTGCTGCTCCGACTCTCGAGTGATGCCGGAGATGATGATGCAGTGCGATCCGGGAGTTCTTTTCTCCTGCCGAAATGCGGGCAACCTGATTCCTCCGCCTAGTGAAGTCGGTAGCGGCGTGCCAGCAACGATCGAGTTTGCGGTCCGCGTGTTGAAGGTCCCCGATATCGTGGTTTGCGGACACTCCGACTGTGGCGCAATGAAAGGCATCCTGAAGAGCGAATCCCTTGAATCGTTGCCTGTTGTTCGGGGATGGCTTGAGCATGCCGGTCCGTCGGCACGGTGGCTTACAAGGATGCTGAAGGACACAACCTCCATGTCGTTTGAGGAGACCCTCGATGTTGTAACTGAGGCGAACGTCATCGTTCAGATGCAGAACCTGCGTATGCATCCATCGGTGGACGAAGCGATTCGAAAGAAAGCCGTTCAATTGCATGGGTGGGTCTACGACATCGGGAGGGGAGACATCCTGCAGTTGGATGCAGAGCAAGGCTGTTTTCTCCCTCTTGTCACAGGAGAGCGGTCCAGTGTGATGGCGCCGCCTGGTAAACAACGCAAGATTGCATAG
- the guaA gene encoding glutamine-hydrolyzing GMP synthase — MDTSTIVILDFGSQYTQLIARRIREFNVFSVVLPCTVSLDKIRELKPKGVILSGGPSSVYDADAPAADPAVISMGVPVLGICYGLQFITHHLGGKVESAPAREYGHAQVSVVAETPLFRGLPETLDVWMSHGDEAKALPQGFHLTAKTANAVAGIADESRRIWAVQFHPEVAHTRQGMELLKNFCLDICGAKQDWTPEHFIQSTVERIREQVGDGHAICGLSGGVDSSVAAVLVARAIGDRLTCIFVNNGVLRKDEFAKVQRTMREQLGLNVVAVDAGERFLTKLAGVTDPEKKRKIIGNEFIAVFDDEATKIFEAEKSAGEEIAWLVQGTLYPDVIESSSVHGPSHTIKSHHNVGGLPENMKLKLIEPLRDLFKDEVRRIGRDLKMPDEILERQPFPGPGLAVRILGEVTADRVALLQEADEIVVTEIKAAGLYRKVWQSFAVLLPVKSVGVMGDQRTYAYTCAIRAVESEDGMTADWAPLPYEVLRTISSRIVSEVRGINRVVYDITSKPPGTIEWE; from the coding sequence GTGGACACCTCAACGATCGTCATCCTGGATTTTGGGTCGCAATACACACAGCTGATTGCGCGCCGCATTCGCGAGTTCAATGTATTTTCCGTCGTACTCCCCTGCACGGTTTCGCTCGACAAGATCCGCGAGCTAAAGCCTAAAGGAGTCATTCTCTCCGGTGGCCCAAGCTCGGTCTATGATGCGGATGCTCCCGCTGCTGACCCGGCAGTGATTTCGATGGGAGTACCTGTTCTGGGCATCTGTTATGGATTGCAATTCATCACGCATCATCTTGGCGGCAAGGTAGAATCCGCTCCTGCACGGGAGTATGGTCATGCGCAGGTGAGCGTGGTGGCGGAGACGCCACTCTTTCGTGGATTACCCGAGACGCTGGATGTCTGGATGTCGCATGGCGACGAAGCGAAGGCGCTGCCGCAGGGTTTTCACCTGACAGCCAAGACGGCCAATGCAGTTGCAGGAATTGCCGATGAGTCGCGACGGATCTGGGCAGTACAGTTTCATCCCGAGGTCGCGCATACCCGTCAGGGCATGGAACTGCTGAAGAATTTTTGCCTCGATATCTGTGGCGCGAAGCAGGACTGGACTCCGGAGCACTTCATTCAGTCGACTGTAGAGCGCATTCGAGAACAGGTGGGCGATGGTCATGCGATCTGCGGCCTGAGCGGTGGGGTGGATTCGTCGGTGGCCGCTGTTCTGGTGGCCCGTGCAATCGGAGACCGGCTGACCTGCATCTTCGTGAACAACGGAGTGCTACGGAAGGACGAGTTTGCCAAAGTGCAGCGCACGATGCGCGAACAGCTGGGACTGAATGTAGTTGCGGTCGATGCGGGTGAGCGCTTTTTGACGAAGCTTGCCGGCGTGACGGACCCAGAGAAAAAGCGCAAGATCATTGGCAATGAGTTCATCGCGGTCTTTGATGACGAAGCAACGAAGATTTTCGAAGCCGAGAAGAGTGCAGGAGAAGAGATCGCGTGGCTGGTGCAGGGAACGCTGTACCCCGATGTTATCGAGTCGTCGAGTGTGCATGGTCCTTCGCATACGATCAAGAGCCATCACAACGTTGGCGGCCTTCCGGAGAACATGAAGCTGAAGCTGATCGAGCCATTGCGCGATCTGTTCAAAGACGAGGTCCGGCGGATTGGGCGCGACTTGAAAATGCCGGATGAGATTCTGGAGCGGCAACCGTTCCCAGGGCCGGGGCTTGCAGTTCGTATTCTTGGAGAGGTGACAGCAGATCGCGTCGCGTTGTTACAGGAGGCCGATGAGATTGTTGTTACCGAGATCAAGGCGGCAGGGCTTTATCGCAAGGTATGGCAGAGCTTTGCGGTGCTATTGCCGGTCAAGAGCGTGGGCGTGATGGGGGATCAGCGAACCTATGCTTATACCTGCGCGATCCGTGCGGTGGAGAGCGAAGATGGCATGACAGCGGACTGGGCTCCTCTGCCGTACGAGGTGTTGCGAACGATCTCCAGTCGTATCGTAAGCGAGGTCAGGGGAATCAATCGCGTGGTCTATGACATCACGTCGAAGCCGCCTGGAACGATCGAGTGGGAATAA